In Salvia miltiorrhiza cultivar Shanhuang (shh) chromosome 4, IMPLAD_Smil_shh, whole genome shotgun sequence, the DNA window CGTGTCTTAGCCAATACACGGGTCGAAGGCGAGAAATGTGTGGCGCGTCAGGAGGAcgcgcccaattaaaaaaaaaatcgaaattctattttttaattattgtaatgtttaattttatttttaacgaaattggaaatttaaaaataaaagtatagaaaTATGAAATTTGTGGAAATGGAGATCTAAGACACCCTCTAAGCACAATGCATTgaagaggggtgtgtcttaggtgaggaccaccatctaagacaccccctaagacaccatgcattggagatgctctaatgcCTCCACAATTCATTTTTACATAAACCGACCTTGTAGAATGAAGAGATACGAAAGCGATAACGAGTGTGCATGTGTTGATCTAGCAGTAGATGGTTAATGCTCAATACGTACCCGAAGTCCTAGATTTGAGTTTATCATCGtgtgatttttaaatttcttaactaattgtataatttattaaaataaaaaaaactacgATTCAAATTTAATCTTCTGGACTATGATCATTTGCCAATATTTAATTTGAAGACGAAAAACTGCAGAATAATCACACAAGAATAATGCTAACAAAACCTTGTGTGTGTGAACACTGTAATAGCAGCCTCCCTTCCCTTTCTTTCTATTTATAATCCTTAATTAATGTTTAGGGCTAGGTTTTAAAAGTCCGACCCAATATAAACTAATTATATAATTCCAAAAGTGGATTATTTATTCCATAAAGTATCCAATAGACATtatggagtaataaataataggGTAAATGTCACTTTCTGTTACTTCGTTTGGCCGAATTATCAATTATGTCCCAATTTTTCGATAGTATCTAATTGGtattgtaacaccctaatctaactaaagaataaaatataaattaaagaaactATTTAACACAtaacactactagaaaaacgctcatagataacggattttatccgttatctatgagcaaaaaaaccgttgtgtatagtggtgttatctattataggtgtcatacacaacggtttaaaaaccgttatctatgaagggaaaagataacagtacaaccacacatacatcacggttataaaaccgttatctatattgattatacataacggttttcgactgttatgtattataatttatccgttatctattccataatatatattttttcatattatagttaacagttttttgtactttttataacggtttaaaccgttatctttgtaagaaaaagataacggttttcgactgttatgtattataatttatccgttatctattccataatatatattttttcatattatagttaacagttttttatactttttataacggtttaaaccgttatctttgtaagaaaaagataacggttttagaccgttatgtattagaattaatctgttatgtattatataatatttcttttttctcataacatagttaacagttttttatactttttataacggtttaaaccgttatctttgtaagatatagataacggttttttgtacCTTTTACAACGATTTTAACCattatctttaatatttaatatttttttctcaatttttatattatttatatcaagaaataaataaataactttaaaacaacaaaatgataaaatcaacaataacaatattatatattatctaAAATATTCGTACATTATCATCCgaatgaaccaagtatcaagtatCTAAGATCATTACATATTTCGATTCACTTCCTGGCTTATCCACTCCGACAAAGTCCTCATCGACCTCTCAAAGGCTTCCTTCGCGCTCATCTCCATCTTGATCTTCCTCCCTTTTTGAAAGTAACATCTCCATCTTGATCTTCCTCCCTTGATAAAAACTCATGCGTGCACACAAAGGCTCAGCTGGAATACATCAAACTACAAGTCCAACACTGATGCACACTAATTTATTTGCTCAAGAATTTTCCTTCCAAagctcagttcaagtaaaggcatctatttttcaaaattatccATCTCCACATAAGTGTAAATGGTGACTAATGCTGATAATAATACTCAAGAATTTCCTGCATATTAAGATATCTCAAATTACCATCTTTCAATTACTTCTCAGTACTGTAATAATACTCAAGAATCAAGATTATGCCTAAACGGTGACTAATAACATACCAATGTCCTTATACAGAGAACTACTTTTGTTACGTAAGGCTGAAAAATTCAGCATATGGAACAGAACCAACCCGGTGGCTAACGTGAAATTCAAAAGAAAGAATTGGAAAATCAGATATCTGCAAACATTTAATCTTTTACCTTATAATACCTTGCAGACATATTAAACCTTCCAATATCCAGAAAGATATTTACAGATTCCTCCAGGCATGAAATTGACTCTGCAAACCATGAAACTAACGTCGGAGCAATTCAAACTGGAAAATGAAACAAGACGAGAATATATGATCCAAATAACTATTTATCATGAGTATCAGGAAATATCAACCACAAAATCATATATGATTAAACATAGAGAATTACACAGCCAAACAAAAAGTAACCACACCTTGTATATTGCTAAAGTATCTTAACATTCAAACTTGATCAATATGAGTAGGTACTATACGTTTCTGTGATATTGGATATGGTCTTAATGGCCTGAAAAGGACAGAGAAATAAAccagataaaaaaattaaacattaagTTTGTAGCTGGGACAAgcattgttttatttttggggTTAGAGGTAATTAAAATGATAACTAGAAAAATGACAATAATGAGGTTGGGGGAATACATATACAAATGAAGAAAGTTCAAAGAAGAACCCACTCTAGTTCAAGTTCTACTTCACCAGATTCTACATTTTGGAGCCTGAGCCACAGATCCTGCCTCACCTTACCAGCAACAATGTTGACAGGGCTATCCTCTATGAGTGCGTTGTCGTATGATTTCAGCCACTTCCCGATCTGCATGTCCGCAAACTTTCTAGCGTCTCCGTATGCCAATGCTGAGGTTATCATCGGCTGAATGTCTATGTCCGCCTCTCCCATTATGTCATCAGCAGAGAACGTATCGTGATCATAAACTTGCTGTCACATTCATTGTGCATCTACTTAGCTTTATACACTAGAAACAACCAAATTGGCTGTTGGATTCATCACCAGAGAATACATGTGTTGATCATAAGATATCATGGTCTATGAAAGTAAAAAAGAACCAAAATGCCAATAGGGAAGAAATTATGCtatcattttatcatcaacAAAGAAGATACAGTAATAATCATAaactctgctctctctctctctctcaaattagCGTTTGTAGATGTTCAGTGGAGTGTCAAATATGGAGTTATAACGATGAAAATGAGCACGGGGATTACCAGTTTTACTTGGCTGTAATCGTGTGGAATAGAAAGCGTAAGCTCCTCATTCCATACCGGATTCAAATAGCTATTCACCACGCTCGTTTGCACTTTCTAGGAGGATCAGAAACAACCAACATCACAAAAAGATACTGCTAGCATGATAGTTAGGCCACTCAGTTGAGTTCAGCAGTTGCACAATACTCAAAGCCTAGGCTCGCTCCGAAATAATGCAGAACAAAGAACGAAAAGAGATACTAACCTGCTGCCCGAGAGTCAACACAATATATGGATCGCTTGATAGCATATCCCGAACAGCTAAGTTGGAGCCTTTAAGTACTTTAACCTTCATTGTTCCTATATATTCCTGCTTGTATCACCATATTTGCAATTACCTTAATGCTAAGATACTCCACTGGAATTCAAAGTTAACATATCCATCTTGATACTCAGTTTTATCTTAGCTTAATATCTACTTCAACAATAACAGCTTCGCCTTGTAAAGCACAACCATAGGAAACATATCATATAGATGTAGACGCCCAAAATTTCAAACCTATAAGTGTGGAAACATACTGAGTTTTCTGATGAATTCGAACTTCGTAGGCTGTTAACAATCTTTCGGGATAAACTTGCTTGTAAAGACTGTTTTGCAGAACCTGATTGAATACGCAGGCTAGGCTTCAAAAATGCTTGCTGCTCGTATTTAGACCTACAAAGATCACATAAAGAATAGAAATCAGTAATACTGCAGCTGCTGATTTTTAGCTGCAGTGGATGGGATAGGAAACTTAGCTTCGAAAGGGGAGAATTGCGGCTACCCTTAACCGAGCAGTGGTGTCTATATTTGATTGTTTATTCATAGATATCACTTTTCTTCTTTCAAAGGGTTCTTCCATGTTGATGCAGGAAACCCCAAATCTGTCAGCTATATGCACTGCTCTACAGCTCAATTTCACACAATCAACAACCAACAAACAATAAAGAGAAACAATCATAAATTAAATGAGGAATTGGAAAAAATAGGGTTTACGAGCTGACGCGCGCGAAGAGCAGATAGGGATTTGCGAGCTAAAATGGGGTTTATCGCGGCGCCTAGGGTTAAAAGGGGCGGCGAGAAGACGGCCGGCGTGGCAACGGCGAGTCGACACGGTCGGTGGCAGGCGACGCGGGTTCGAGATGGAGAGATATCTCCGCAGCTGCTGCTACGGGTAAACAAACAGAGGACGACGAGATGGGGGGCGCAGTGAGTGCCGGGCGGCGCTGGTCGTGGCGGCGAGTCGCGACGGCGGTGGCAGGGCACGGCGATGgtgaagagagaaagaggccAGGTCCGATTTGGGGGAAATTTTGAGGTGTTAGCGTGAAAATTGAGCGGGAGCAATGAATAAGGATTTTAGGCGTTGAAGAAATGAAGTcaaatctttttctttctttttttttctttttttttcttttgtttcacttttattatttaatttttggtatttaggtTTCTAATAATGTATttagattttattatttttcaaagtctataaCTAGAaataaattcagattttaggataaacacttaatttgttattttttaatataatataatataatattaatattattttaaaaaaattaataaaaaaattatacataatagtttttagagacgctcatacataacggttcaaaaaccgttgtaaatgactcttatacataacggttctttagcGTTATAAAtaactgttataaaagatggtcatagataacggtggcgtaacggttttgtaataccgttatgtatgcaactaatagataacgcaaaaacataacgcatttgttcaaaccgttatctatgcatttagacaacagtacatagataacggattttcgaaaaactgttatctattcctaaaagtgcgctcatacataacggtttttgaaaaaaaccgttatctatgtactgttatgtatgtaaacttttgtagtagtgtaaAATCCGAAAGTAAGAAATTTCGATCATTTTAAAAACATTTTCAAAAAAGATaaagtattaaataaaatactccaAACCAAAACGTGAATTATGACTACGAAACCATAACATAGACACAACATAACGATATTATAATGTACTAAGTCAAACGTGGTCTGGAAGACAGTTTGAATATCCAAAACTATTGCTAAACAAAAGTATTTGATACTGTACAAGTTCAAAAGAAGATAATTTCTTTTGATTCAAAAAGATTCGACACGCCCATTCGACTGTCCACGCGTCACCAACATCAGTTACCTGGAAATATTAAATAAGGGATAAGCATACAAAGTATACTTAGTGTGGTAtatcatgcaataattgtccaagATAATAACACAGTAACACATACGGTCACTTCATATATATCCTCAATATTCGcactgtggcaatccaaggactatgaagtcctggaccctatttacgggcccctcGCGACATCCTCAAAATAAACCTCgaatcgcattgtggcaatccaaggactatgaagtcctggaccctatttacgggcccctagcgataacCTCAAAATATACATCAtaacacatatggtaaacacatattattaaaatggacaataaATAACCACggcatgtatttaaataaatcccacacctgaaacttgaaCTTCAATTTGAATGTTATCTTGAATAATTCAATCAAAAATCATGTCCTAGTCGCGTCGCActtagtcagataaattcaaatataaatataaaagggCCTAAAATGTACTTGAAactaattatatatttagaaatatatCCTCTTTAAAATCTTTATAGAAAACATcgatttaattaataataatagaagATCTTTATCGTCGAAATCAACTAAACTTTCAATtagaatcaaatcaaattttaattagtaAAGCTTGACCAAATTATAATCTGACTCGAATTCAATAAATAGTGAAAGCTCAATTGAAATAAAGAAAACTTAgcctaaaaaaaaatactccctccgtctatgaaaaagagtctcatttggggttcggcacgggttttaagaaagttgttaaagtaggtgtaagtggagagagaagtaaatttataggAGTAGTGCTAATATGACTTTTAAAGTTCTTTAATCCTCAATTAACTTTTGATGGCAATaatttaactttaattaaaaacttgaattaattatagaaattaattcattttaaattgattactgaaattaatttaactttaagaattcattttaatttgtttactgGAATCGCAACAAATGGGCAGCAAATGGAACGAAATACACATTGGCTGAACAAAACTAAAAGGGCACAGATTCCAAAGTTAACAGTTTCATTTCCCTCTAAAATTTCAGATTCATTTCACAAAAGTTGGAGCCAAATTCGAAAGTTGTTTTCCCCCACTAACATCTATAAATACAAGAGCATTTGAGGCTGCTCCATTTACAACAAAAACTGAAACCTAAACTAAACAAACACAATGGCAGACAAATGAAAAAAGGCCAACTTGACAGAATTTGAAAGAAACAACATTGAACAAATGGCTTCTCCAAAACAGCAAGGACTTCAAGCTTCGGTATGACGCGAAGAAAGAGGCAACAACAATGTTCAACATCGATGTGAGGACGGTTTGACGACTGTGGACAGCAGCACGCGCACAAAAATTGATGGGAAGACCTGTACAACTCGTTTCAATGAAGAAGGGATCAACACACAACGATAAAAGGTAATCGACATAGAAAAAGTAAAGCAACTATCCGTTTTAGAGAGATCAACTAAAAGGAAAATGGCAAACAAGCTTGAAGTTAGTAAAAGCTTGCTTGGTGTGTGGATAAAGGAGAAAAAGATTAGAGCACATACCAATGCAATTAAACCTCTTCTAACACAGCAAAATTGATTAAGTAGACTCACTTGGATCCTTAGTCAATTAAGTGCAATTAGTGCAAATGGAAGAATCAAATTTCAGCCTATGTATAACACAATACACAGATGAAAAATGGTTTTATTTAACCAAAACATCGGATAGGTACTACCTGCTGCCAGTTATTGAGAAAATCATGTTCATTTGTGTGGTTTCAAGGCCACAATATGACAATGAAGGTAAAATGATTTTTGATGGTAAGTTTGGGATATTCCCATTCACTACGGTGGAGCCGGCGGTTAGGAACAGCAAAAACAGATTGAGAGGCACGTTGGAAACAAAGCCGATCCAAGCAATCACAAAGGAAGTGAGCAAAGATGTTTTCATCAACCAAGTGAGTTTTTAAACTATGCTTTTAATTATCAGAATGCATTACATGCTTCATCATTTAGCATATTCTTATACTTACCACTTAATGTTTCAgattattccaacaattaaggCCAAGTGGCCTCGTGGTGCAAGTAGGCATATAATTATACAACAAGACAATGCGAAGCACCACATTAAGGGTTCAGACCCTGACTTTGTAGCTGCTCCCACATCAGATGGATTTAATATCCAACTTATATGCCAATCGTCGAACTCGCCAGATACAAATGTGAATGATCTAGGGTTTTTCAGAGCAATTCAGTCCCTACAAGATGACAAGTTGGCTAATTGTGTAGATGATTTGCTCAAGAACGTGAAAGATGCATTTGAAGAGCTTGAGCCACATAAGTTAAACAACGTTTTCCTCACACTACAGGGTTGCTACCGTGAAATCATAAAATGCAGGGGCAACAACAACTACAAGATTCCACATATCAATAAGGAAGGACTCTCAAGACTTGGAGTTCTCCCAAAATGTTTGGAGGTGGAAGAACAGCTTGTAAGAGACTGTTTGGAAGAGTTAAGACAATAGCAAACTGAACAA includes these proteins:
- the LOC131023179 gene encoding ADP-ribosylation factor GTPase-activating protein AGD12-like; translated protein: MRFEVTDVGDAWTVEWACRIFLNQKKLSSFELVQHHCSVKGSRNSPLSKLSFLSHPLQLKISSCSITDFYSLCDLCRSKYEQQAFLKPSLRIQSGSAKQSLQASLSRKIVNSLRSSNSSENSEYIGTMKVKVLKGSNLAVRDMLSSDPYIVLTLGQQKVQTSVVNSYLNPVWNEELTLSIPHDYSQVKLQVYDHDTFSADDIMGEADIDIQPMITSALAYGDARKFADMQIGKWLKSYDNALIEDSPVNIVAGKVRQDLWLRLQNVESGEVELELEWVLL
- the LOC131023180 gene encoding uncharacterized protein LOC131023180, which codes for MIFDGKFGIFPFTTVEPAVRNSKNRLRGTLETKPIQAITKEVSKDVFINQIIPTIKAKWPRGASRHIIIQQDNAKHHIKGSDPDFVAAPTSDGFNIQLICQSSNSPDTNVNDLGFFRAIQSLQDDKLANCVDDLLKNVKDAFEELEPHKLNNVFLTLQGCYREIIKCRGNNNYKIPHINKEGLSRLGVLPKCLEVEEQLVRDCLEELRQ